Proteins from a genomic interval of Syntrophales bacterium:
- a CDS encoding acyl-CoA carboxylase subunit beta, whose protein sequence is MAEEKGAKWTTTEEWALEREKKYDEVKEKYKDKKWPELTTEEKYEVFEARKAVLERMGGVRGIKRQHDRGKYTVRERADKLFDPGSFVEIGLHCKSSCLSYDLYKVAPEDMPADGILAGYGLVDGRPVYAFFQDFTTWGGTLGKTHAEKIKRVSGEAVQNNCPIVYIADSGGARIQEGTDSLAGYGDLFYVNSIYSGCVPQLCGIIGPCAGGAVYSPALMDCIFTVEGETEMFITGPIVIKAVLGQDVGKEELGGARVNCERSGNAAFMAQDEDEFIGQLKKLLGFLPGSAKQKPPYVETGDSPDRTTPELRKIIPDSLTEPYDMKKIIETVVDNGDFLEWQELFAPSLVCAFARMNGNSVGIIGQNPMHLNGAVTIDSGDKGSKFMRLCDAYNVPLISFVDASEYAVGKEQEVGGIIRHSAKLIQAYAEATVPKITIITRKAFGGPALLGSKNLGSDLVLVWPTCEMAAASPEQAVSVIGGDEMDYRNRFADPAVPATKLHIDEIIDAADTRPLICKALNMFEQKSVDLPYKKHNIKPH, encoded by the coding sequence ATGGCTGAGGAGAAGGGAGCGAAATGGACCACTACTGAAGAGTGGGCTCTTGAAAGAGAAAAGAAGTATGACGAAGTTAAGGAAAAGTATAAAGATAAAAAATGGCCCGAGTTGACCACAGAGGAGAAATACGAAGTTTTTGAAGCACGCAAGGCCGTTCTGGAACGGATGGGTGGTGTAAGGGGAATAAAACGGCAACATGACAGGGGTAAGTATACGGTAAGGGAGAGAGCAGATAAATTGTTTGACCCGGGATCATTTGTCGAAATTGGATTGCATTGCAAATCCTCATGCCTCTCGTACGATCTGTATAAGGTTGCCCCCGAGGATATGCCTGCGGACGGTATACTTGCAGGCTACGGACTCGTCGACGGAAGGCCGGTATATGCCTTCTTCCAGGATTTTACAACATGGGGTGGAACACTTGGAAAGACACACGCGGAAAAGATTAAGAGAGTTTCCGGTGAGGCTGTGCAGAACAACTGCCCTATCGTGTATATCGCCGACTCCGGTGGTGCCAGGATACAGGAGGGAACTGATTCTCTGGCTGGCTACGGCGACCTGTTTTACGTAAACAGCATATATTCCGGCTGTGTTCCACAGCTCTGCGGTATAATAGGGCCATGTGCCGGAGGAGCCGTTTATTCTCCCGCGCTGATGGATTGTATCTTCACGGTAGAAGGTGAAACTGAAATGTTTATCACCGGACCAATCGTGATAAAGGCTGTTCTGGGACAGGACGTCGGAAAGGAAGAACTTGGCGGCGCCAGAGTTAATTGTGAGCGGAGCGGAAACGCTGCATTTATGGCACAGGATGAAGATGAATTTATAGGGCAGCTGAAGAAACTGCTGGGCTTCCTCCCGGGTAGCGCCAAGCAGAAGCCTCCCTACGTAGAAACCGGCGATTCACCGGACAGGACCACACCGGAGCTGAGGAAGATAATACCTGACAGTCTGACTGAGCCATATGACATGAAGAAGATCATTGAAACAGTCGTCGACAATGGGGACTTCCTTGAATGGCAGGAGCTCTTCGCGCCGAGTCTTGTATGTGCCTTTGCCAGAATGAATGGAAATTCGGTCGGTATAATTGGACAGAATCCGATGCATCTTAATGGTGCTGTGACAATAGACTCCGGCGACAAGGGATCAAAATTCATGAGACTGTGCGACGCTTACAACGTACCTCTTATAAGCTTTGTCGATGCATCCGAATACGCCGTCGGAAAGGAGCAGGAGGTAGGCGGGATAATCAGACATAGTGCAAAGCTGATCCAGGCTTACGCCGAAGCTACTGTCCCCAAAATTACAATTATTACCAGAAAGGCATTTGGGGGACCAGCTCTACTCGGTTCTAAGAACCTTGGTTCTGATTTAGTCTTGGTATGGCCAACATGTGAAATGGCGGCTGCAAGCCCTGAGCAGGCCGTGAGCGTTATCGGGGGTGATGAGATGGATTACAGAAATCGCTTCGCAGATCCGGCTGTACCGGCAACAAAGTTGCACATTGACGAAATCATAGATGCTGCTGATACCAGGCCACTTATATGTAAGGCGCTCAATATGTTTGAGCAGAAATCTGTCGATCTGCCTTACAAGAAACATAACATCAAGCCGCATTAG
- a CDS encoding succinate dehydrogenase iron-sulfur subunit translates to MATNITYNIRRFDPEKDEAPRWQQFTLPVEPGMTVLDGLHWIRENQDATLAWRYSCRMGVCGSCAMLINGTPCMACNTQILHVTDRLLTVAPLPNFNVIKDLVPDLTPMFETHASIFPQIERTDVQEMENPTAEYIQSTEELERYLQFTYCMKCGCCIAACPGSATDREYLGPMPLTQAYRYNVDTRDDGEKKRNGVVSRAHGVFSCHYAGECSKVCPKGVDPARAIQLMKKELVLGYLRLKGAKKPAKLVGPPTGEAKPKIEAPAFTVEQ, encoded by the coding sequence ATGGCAACCAACATTACCTATAATATTAGACGTTTTGATCCTGAGAAGGATGAGGCTCCACGGTGGCAGCAGTTTACCCTACCGGTGGAACCCGGAATGACTGTGCTGGACGGCTTACACTGGATCAGAGAGAACCAGGATGCGACCCTCGCCTGGCGCTATTCCTGCCGGATGGGAGTATGTGGTTCCTGCGCCATGTTGATAAATGGAACACCATGTATGGCCTGTAACACCCAGATCCTGCACGTAACTGATCGTTTGTTAACGGTGGCACCTCTTCCAAACTTCAATGTAATCAAAGACCTGGTACCGGATTTAACGCCGATGTTCGAGACACACGCCTCCATCTTCCCTCAAATCGAGCGGACGGACGTCCAGGAGATGGAAAATCCTACAGCAGAATACATACAATCTACCGAGGAGCTTGAAAGGTACCTTCAGTTCACCTATTGCATGAAGTGCGGCTGTTGTATCGCTGCCTGCCCCGGGTCGGCTACTGACCGGGAATATCTTGGACCGATGCCCCTTACACAGGCATACCGCTATAATGTAGATACCCGTGATGACGGTGAAAAGAAGAGAAACGGTGTGGTGAGTAGGGCCCACGGTGTTTTTAGCTGTCATTATGCCGGAGAGTGTTCCAAAGTATGCCCTAAGGGGGTAGACCCGGCAAGGGCTATCCAGCTGATGAAAAAGGAGCTGGTCTTAGGTTATCTGAGACTTAAGGGCGCTAAAAAACCGGCCAAATTGGTGGGTCCTCCGACTGGTGAGGCCAAACCGAAGATTGAGGCCCCCGCATTTACGGTAGAACAGTAA
- the sdhC gene encoding succinate dehydrogenase, cytochrome b556 subunit, whose translation MEKKRYDNHLELLGWVAGGKWGIERYLYTLHRITGVGILLFFMIHIFESSTRIFGMKVWDPIMAAMHHPIFKMGEALVFIAFAFHALNGIRLILIELGFMVGKPEQPVYPYQSSLNVQRPLMITVMIIAGLLILLGMVDLIFLA comes from the coding sequence ATGGAAAAAAAGAGATACGATAATCACCTGGAACTTTTGGGATGGGTAGCAGGTGGCAAGTGGGGAATAGAGCGCTATCTATATACCCTTCACCGGATCACGGGAGTAGGTATCCTGCTCTTTTTCATGATCCATATATTTGAAAGCTCTACCAGAATCTTTGGCATGAAAGTTTGGGATCCAATTATGGCAGCGATGCACCATCCCATTTTTAAGATGGGTGAGGCCCTTGTCTTTATAGCATTCGCCTTTCATGCTTTGAACGGCATCCGGCTCATTCTGATCGAGCTGGGATTTATGGTAGGAAAACCAGAACAGCCGGTCTATCCGTACCAATCATCACTGAATGTGCAACGACCTCTAATGATAACAGTAATGATAATCGCTGGGCTACTTATATTGCTCGGGATGGTAGATCTCATCTTTTTGGCATAA
- a CDS encoding succinate dehydrogenase/fumarate reductase flavoprotein subunit, with the protein MVNLGYTNKTEVVTHDVLIFGTGLAGFRAALEIARKTKDSVNMGLLSKVQLQRPHSVCAEGGSAAVMREDQGDNFDVHAWDTVKGSDFLADQDVVYHFVENAPKEILQMDHWGMPWSRTEDGRVKQRPFGGHSYPRAVMAADKTGYFEISTLYDTLMKYKNFCRYDEYFVTSILTGKNGEFCGVTAIDMCTGTFYVMRAKAMLIATGGIGNLYGFTTYSQTVTGDGHVAAYRAGLHLEDSEFLQFHPTGLVPNGILMTEACRGEGGYLRNSNGDRFMDKYAPEKMELAPRDLVSRSMITEILEGRGFKGPGGLDYLHLDLTHLGADKINNVLPLIREVCIDYIGLDPIEKPIPVRPVAHYSMGGIEADINGATAMKGVWAAGECACYSLHGANRLGCNSTIECILWGKFTGQEIIKYLDTNPPLADMPSDKVDAEYKRLFVDLLQKKGKENLYDIKMELRRAMDKYVGVYRTGEGLSEGLEKIRELKKRFADIYIQDSGHVYNNNMINALETENLLDLAEGLVSAALARKESRGGHARTDFPVRDDENWLQHTLITYTKGGPKLSYKPVTITKWKPVERTY; encoded by the coding sequence ATGGTAAATTTGGGATACACTAATAAGACAGAAGTGGTTACGCATGACGTCTTGATCTTTGGTACAGGGCTGGCCGGGTTTCGGGCAGCGCTGGAGATTGCCCGGAAAACTAAGGACTCGGTAAATATGGGCCTTCTCTCCAAGGTTCAGCTCCAGCGTCCCCACTCGGTATGTGCCGAAGGTGGTTCGGCAGCAGTTATGCGAGAGGATCAGGGTGACAACTTTGATGTTCATGCATGGGACACCGTCAAGGGCTCAGACTTCCTGGCAGACCAGGATGTGGTATACCACTTTGTGGAAAACGCCCCCAAAGAGATCTTGCAGATGGACCACTGGGGAATGCCCTGGTCACGAACCGAGGATGGCAGGGTCAAACAGCGTCCCTTCGGAGGACACAGCTATCCTCGAGCCGTGATGGCCGCAGACAAGACCGGTTACTTTGAGATATCGACCCTTTATGACACCCTGATGAAGTATAAAAACTTCTGCCGGTACGATGAATACTTTGTCACCTCTATCTTGACAGGTAAGAATGGCGAATTTTGCGGCGTTACGGCCATAGACATGTGTACCGGAACATTCTATGTCATGCGTGCCAAGGCGATGCTCATTGCTACCGGTGGTATTGGAAACCTTTACGGTTTCACCACCTATTCCCAGACCGTCACCGGGGATGGACATGTGGCAGCATATCGGGCCGGGTTGCACCTTGAAGATTCGGAATTTCTCCAGTTTCACCCCACCGGCCTCGTCCCTAACGGTATCCTTATGACCGAAGCGTGTCGTGGTGAAGGAGGGTATCTGAGAAACTCAAATGGTGACAGGTTTATGGATAAATATGCCCCGGAAAAGATGGAGCTGGCACCCCGCGATCTCGTCTCCCGATCTATGATAACCGAGATTTTAGAAGGTCGAGGCTTTAAGGGGCCCGGAGGGTTGGATTATCTCCATTTGGATCTTACCCACTTGGGAGCAGACAAGATCAATAATGTCCTGCCGTTAATCAGGGAGGTCTGTATTGATTATATCGGACTCGATCCTATCGAAAAACCGATTCCGGTCCGTCCCGTTGCCCATTACTCCATGGGAGGAATCGAGGCAGACATTAACGGTGCAACCGCTATGAAGGGTGTCTGGGCAGCAGGAGAATGCGCCTGCTATTCTCTCCACGGCGCTAACCGCCTCGGTTGTAACTCCACGATCGAGTGCATTCTCTGGGGAAAGTTTACCGGCCAGGAGATAATAAAATATCTCGACACAAACCCGCCACTGGCAGATATGCCGTCGGATAAAGTTGATGCGGAATACAAACGCCTCTTTGTTGATCTCCTGCAGAAGAAAGGTAAAGAAAATCTTTACGATATCAAGATGGAACTCAGGAGAGCAATGGACAAATATGTAGGGGTCTACCGTACCGGAGAAGGCCTAAGTGAAGGGCTGGAAAAAATCAGAGAACTAAAGAAACGATTTGCTGACATCTATATTCAGGACAGTGGTCATGTGTACAATAACAATATGATCAATGCCCTTGAGACAGAAAACCTCCTCGATCTGGCTGAAGGATTGGTTTCGGCGGCGCTGGCCCGTAAGGAATCCCGTGGGGGACATGCCCGGACTGATTTTCCGGTGCGTGACGATGAAAACTGGCTCCAACATACACTGATAACCTATACGAAAGGTGGGCCAAAACTTAGTTACAAACCGGTAACGATCACCAAATGGAAACCGGTAGAACGTACATACTGA